The proteins below come from a single Tenuifilum thalassicum genomic window:
- a CDS encoding DUF5723 family protein, with product MRRYIFIAILLVTTYIAKAQPEVTLPYMHNVFQASFVNPTIMPEHTFSTGFSVFGQAISNGFQPTNFMSYRTDTMYVNLNSLLGDMNDKNMIYLAQNADLFHIRAKVLSSYFWFAIRQNSSVTLQYPSDLFRVAIEGNQPFVGSSIDLSNLKSDISFYNEYTIGYLKDLPRWTFAGRISILQGLANLNFNPDVLKVEIDTAFAHTGVADARMRTAGLPHNADGDINFDGVDDQWALNKFSSFANKGFAISGGATFKYDERLNLSFSFYDLGFIKWKTDVQTYTLKGQSSFSGFDILSDLLAGNDFDVDSVIQDMEDDFTRDTISSSYTTWLNPKFNFTANYQLARRTMVGVTFAAFVNRRFYPSVSIGISQGVGRFFQVVGTASVYQRSIPNLGVGLVFKPGPFQFFVVADNLRPIAKPLSFTNANVRVGLNLVFGRVYQPQGLPYK from the coding sequence ATGAGAAGATATATTTTTATTGCAATTCTATTGGTTACCACATACATAGCAAAAGCACAACCCGAGGTAACCCTTCCCTATATGCATAATGTATTTCAGGCTTCATTTGTTAACCCAACAATAATGCCTGAGCATACATTTAGCACTGGATTTAGCGTATTTGGACAGGCCATTAGCAATGGCTTTCAGCCAACCAACTTTATGAGTTACCGTACCGATACCATGTACGTTAACCTTAATAGCCTTTTGGGCGACATGAATGATAAGAATATGATTTATTTAGCACAAAATGCAGATCTTTTCCATATCCGTGCCAAAGTGCTATCGTCGTATTTTTGGTTTGCTATCAGGCAAAACTCATCTGTTACATTACAGTATCCTAGCGATTTATTTCGCGTTGCCATAGAGGGTAATCAGCCTTTTGTCGGTTCTTCAATCGACCTGTCGAACCTTAAATCGGACATATCGTTTTATAACGAATACACAATTGGATACTTAAAAGATTTGCCCCGTTGGACCTTTGCAGGTAGAATTAGCATTCTGCAAGGGTTGGCAAACTTAAACTTTAATCCAGATGTGTTAAAGGTTGAAATTGACACAGCTTTTGCTCACACTGGAGTTGCCGATGCAAGAATGAGAACTGCTGGCCTACCTCACAATGCCGATGGCGATATTAACTTTGATGGTGTAGATGACCAATGGGCTCTGAATAAGTTCTCATCGTTTGCAAACAAAGGGTTTGCAATAAGCGGAGGAGCAACATTCAAGTATGACGAAAGGCTTAACCTATCGTTCTCATTTTACGATTTAGGTTTCATTAAGTGGAAAACAGATGTTCAAACATACACGCTAAAAGGTCAGAGCTCATTTAGCGGATTTGACATTTTGAGCGATTTACTTGCTGGAAATGATTTTGATGTAGATTCTGTTATTCAAGATATGGAGGATGATTTTACTCGCGATACAATTTCTTCATCATACACAACATGGTTGAATCCCAAATTTAACTTTACAGCAAACTATCAGCTGGCAAGAAGAACAATGGTAGGTGTTACATTTGCAGCATTTGTAAACAGGAGGTTTTACCCCTCGGTATCAATTGGAATATCACAAGGAGTTGGTCGGTTTTTCCAAGTTGTTGGAACGGCATCGGTTTACCAACGTTCTATCCCAAATTTAGGTGTGGGTTTAGTGTTTAAACCTGGTCCATTTCAGTTCTTTGTGGTGGCCGATAATTTAAGGCCAATCGCTAAACCTTTGTCGTTTACTAATGCAAATGTGAGGGTTGGTCTAAACCTTGTGTTTGGAAGAGTTTATCAACCACAAGGATTACCTTATAAATAG
- a CDS encoding peptidylprolyl isomerase, whose product MATLERIRNRAGVLVSIVIGLALFAFILGDFLSSGGAFFNRSQMEIAEIAGNSISYEDFQAKVNENEYLQKLFSNQTSLNEQQMLKIREQVWQDLLRANILNDEYNKLGLSIHPDELFDMVQGRNIHPFIRQQFGDPQTGEVNKAFITNFLKNMDRDPKAKVYWLFLEKEIQKDRLFSKYLTLIRKGLGVTSLQANKAFNERVTKINFDYLVQTYQSVPDSVVEVTESDIKDYYEVHTNDYKQTASRDIEYVVFPISPSDEDVKDAEDWMKKAYEEFSTTTDPKQYVTLNSDSKFDSKYYKKSELPENISEWAFSNTVGSVSEIYRDGDSFKVNRIIEFKMLPDSVKARHILISPKGQTPDAKSAAKAKADSILNVLKRSGSWSKLAAKYSDDPGSKDKGGDLGWFPSGMMVPEFDHAAFNGALGELQLVETQFGYHILQVTRRGKEFNKVQIATLERKIVPSSVTTSKVYNQAAAFAGNNRTYDKFVSAADESNYVRRVANNLLPNDRNIAGLDQPRELIRWAYRAEKGDVSDVMQIGDSYIVAALTEVREEGIAPLKQVLTDVRFRALREKKAEYLINKTKEAMSGKADINALAQELGLAVASAENVSLSSLTVPNAGIEPAVIGVASVSEEGQLTGPVKGNNGVFVFTLTSKVKEEGDATMEKTRIANMYQSRAYYEVFEALKKNADIIDKRYNFY is encoded by the coding sequence ATGGCAACACTTGAAAGAATTAGAAACCGTGCAGGAGTTTTGGTTTCCATAGTTATTGGATTGGCTTTATTTGCCTTTATACTAGGTGACTTCTTATCATCGGGAGGCGCGTTTTTTAATCGTTCGCAAATGGAGATTGCTGAGATAGCAGGAAACTCTATCTCGTATGAGGATTTTCAAGCAAAGGTAAATGAGAATGAATACCTTCAAAAACTTTTTTCTAACCAAACCTCGCTTAACGAGCAACAGATGTTGAAAATTCGTGAGCAAGTTTGGCAAGATCTTCTCCGTGCAAATATCCTGAACGATGAGTATAACAAGTTAGGATTATCAATTCATCCCGACGAACTCTTCGATATGGTTCAAGGCCGAAATATTCATCCTTTTATCAGACAACAATTTGGCGATCCTCAAACTGGAGAGGTCAACAAGGCCTTTATAACGAACTTCCTTAAGAATATGGATAGAGATCCCAAAGCTAAAGTTTACTGGCTTTTCTTGGAAAAAGAAATACAAAAGGATCGTTTGTTCAGTAAGTACCTCACTCTTATTCGTAAGGGATTAGGAGTAACCTCGTTGCAAGCAAACAAAGCCTTTAACGAACGCGTTACTAAAATTAATTTCGATTACTTAGTGCAAACATATCAGTCAGTACCCGATTCAGTGGTTGAGGTTACCGAAAGCGATATAAAAGATTACTATGAGGTTCATACAAATGATTATAAGCAAACTGCTTCACGCGACATAGAATATGTTGTTTTTCCGATTTCACCTTCAGATGAAGATGTTAAAGATGCCGAAGATTGGATGAAGAAAGCATATGAAGAGTTCTCTACTACAACTGATCCCAAGCAATATGTTACTCTTAACTCAGACTCTAAATTTGACTCAAAATACTATAAGAAATCAGAACTTCCCGAAAACATTAGCGAATGGGCATTTAGCAACACTGTTGGAAGCGTAAGCGAAATTTATCGAGATGGCGATAGTTTTAAAGTTAACAGAATTATAGAATTTAAAATGCTTCCCGACAGCGTAAAGGCTCGTCATATTTTAATTAGCCCTAAAGGGCAAACACCAGATGCTAAAAGCGCAGCTAAAGCTAAAGCTGACAGTATTCTAAACGTATTAAAACGTAGTGGAAGCTGGAGCAAATTGGCCGCAAAATATTCCGATGATCCTGGTTCAAAAGATAAAGGCGGTGATTTGGGTTGGTTCCCTAGTGGTATGATGGTTCCTGAGTTTGACCATGCCGCATTCAACGGAGCATTGGGAGAACTTCAACTTGTAGAAACACAATTCGGATATCATATTCTTCAAGTTACAAGAAGAGGTAAAGAGTTTAATAAGGTACAAATTGCTACTTTAGAAAGGAAAATCGTACCAAGTTCAGTTACAACTTCTAAAGTTTATAACCAAGCTGCTGCTTTTGCTGGAAACAATAGAACCTACGACAAGTTTGTTTCTGCAGCCGATGAAAGCAACTATGTTCGCAGGGTAGCTAATAATCTTCTTCCAAATGATAGAAACATTGCAGGACTCGATCAGCCAAGAGAGCTTATTCGTTGGGCATATCGTGCCGAAAAAGGAGACGTTTCCGATGTAATGCAAATAGGTGACAGTTACATTGTTGCCGCCCTAACAGAGGTTCGCGAAGAGGGTATCGCACCATTAAAACAGGTGTTAACCGATGTACGTTTCCGTGCTCTACGTGAGAAAAAGGCTGAATATCTTATAAATAAAACTAAAGAAGCAATGTCCGGCAAAGCTGATATTAATGCTTTAGCTCAAGAACTAGGATTAGCAGTTGCATCTGCTGAGAATGTTTCGTTAAGTTCGCTTACTGTTCCAAATGCAGGTATTGAGCCAGCTGTTATTGGTGTAGCTTCTGTTTCAGAAGAGGGACAGCTAACCGGCCCTGTTAAAGGTAACAATGGAGTATTTGTATTTACCTTAACATCTAAGGTAAAAGAAGAAGGTGATGCTACCATGGAGAAGACTAGAATAGCTAACATGTATCAATCAAGGGCATACTATGAAGTTTTTGAGGCTTTAAAGAAGAATGCCGACATCATTGATAAACGATATAACTTCTATTAA
- the lptC gene encoding LPS export ABC transporter periplasmic protein LptC: protein MLVVLTLVGTTALLVACKTNKEAVIYFSDIKKTPGVTVYNSEVTYTEQGRLLLKVLAPETIYYQFAEEPYTEFPKGITVYTYDKELNKESSLTANYAIYYEKKMLWQAKNNVIAKNRKGEELYTEELYWDQKKHIIYSDVNVKINGINGVVYGKGMIADENFENWEVKNPYSGEFEFEQ from the coding sequence ATGTTAGTAGTCCTCACTTTAGTGGGGACTACTGCTCTTTTGGTAGCCTGTAAGACCAATAAAGAAGCTGTAATTTACTTTTCTGATATTAAGAAAACTCCTGGAGTAACTGTTTATAACTCAGAGGTAACATACACCGAGCAGGGGCGTCTCTTACTTAAGGTTCTTGCACCTGAAACAATCTACTATCAGTTTGCCGAAGAGCCGTATACTGAGTTTCCAAAAGGCATTACCGTTTACACTTACGATAAGGAGTTGAATAAAGAGTCGAGCCTTACAGCAAACTATGCAATCTACTACGAGAAAAAAATGCTTTGGCAAGCAAAAAATAATGTTATTGCAAAAAACCGAAAGGGCGAAGAACTTTATACCGAGGAATTGTATTGGGATCAGAAAAAGCACATTATATATTCCGATGTCAATGTAAAAATAAATGGAATTAATGGTGTGGTTTATGGTAAGGGAATGATTGCCGATGAGAATTTTGAAAATTGGGAGGTCAAGAACCCATACAGCGGGGAGTTTGAGTTTGAACAGTAG
- a CDS encoding hemolysin family protein, which yields MGTQLVVVALAIIFSAFFSGVEIAFLSSNKLRFELERKHGRLTSRILDIFYRNKEQFIATMLVGNNITLVIYGIVTANILTPLLKGIEEFPTLLLLIQTLIATAVILLTGEFLPKSIFRQYSNSLMNFFAFPILLFYVIFYPISKFITWLSYWILRIAFRLKINRAHDNKIFGKVDLDHLVEQAASADEKSEEQELKIFQKALDFSEVRIRDCMIPRTDIEAVDINDTIDNLKKVFVETMYSRLPVYKDSIDNIIGYVNSKSLFLNPKSIKDHLIDIEFFPETMKANEALTHFIKGHKSIAVVVDEFGGTAGLVTIEDIIEEIFGEIDDEHDRNDLVEKKLSDTEYILSARVEVSHINEVYGLEIPESDEYETIAGFILHHHQSIPKPGDIVNIDMYEFKILKTNKTRIELVRLTINR from the coding sequence ATGGGAACCCAACTTGTAGTTGTTGCATTAGCTATAATTTTTTCTGCTTTTTTTTCAGGAGTTGAGATAGCCTTCCTATCCTCAAACAAATTGCGTTTTGAACTTGAGCGCAAACATGGGCGATTAACATCCCGCATATTAGATATATTTTACAGAAACAAGGAGCAATTTATTGCTACTATGTTGGTTGGTAACAATATCACATTAGTTATTTATGGTATTGTTACTGCAAACATTCTAACACCATTGCTAAAGGGTATTGAGGAGTTCCCAACATTGCTTCTACTGATTCAAACACTAATTGCTACAGCAGTAATACTGTTAACAGGCGAGTTCTTACCTAAATCGATTTTTCGCCAGTATTCAAACTCTCTAATGAACTTTTTTGCATTCCCAATCCTTTTGTTTTATGTGATATTTTACCCCATTAGCAAGTTTATTACCTGGTTATCGTACTGGATTCTTCGTATTGCCTTTCGACTTAAAATTAATAGAGCACACGATAATAAGATATTTGGGAAAGTCGATTTAGACCATCTGGTTGAGCAAGCGGCATCTGCCGATGAAAAAAGTGAAGAACAGGAGCTGAAGATATTTCAAAAGGCCTTAGATTTTTCTGAGGTTCGAATTAGGGACTGCATGATACCTCGCACCGATATAGAGGCTGTTGATATTAACGATACGATAGATAATCTTAAGAAAGTATTCGTTGAAACTATGTACTCAAGATTACCAGTCTATAAGGACAGTATCGATAATATAATTGGATATGTTAACTCAAAGTCTCTATTTCTGAACCCAAAATCTATAAAAGACCATCTCATTGATATTGAATTTTTTCCTGAAACCATGAAAGCAAACGAGGCTCTTACTCATTTTATTAAGGGGCATAAAAGTATTGCAGTAGTGGTTGATGAGTTTGGTGGCACAGCTGGCCTTGTTACAATTGAAGATATAATAGAAGAGATTTTTGGTGAAATTGATGATGAACACGACAGGAACGATTTGGTTGAGAAAAAACTATCCGATACAGAATATATACTTTCTGCAAGGGTAGAGGTATCGCACATCAATGAGGTTTATGGGCTTGAAATACCAGAATCGGATGAGTATGAAACAATTGCGGGGTTTATCTTACATCATCACCAAAGTATCCCCAAACCAGGCGATATTGTTAATATTGACATGTATGAGTTTAAAATTCTAAAAACGAATAAAACCCGAATTGAACTTGTTCGGTTAACAATTAATCGGTAA